GGGACGCGTCGAGCCGGGCGCACGCCGCGTGGCAGGGCCAAGGCTTTCGATATCGGCGAGGGCGTGGGCGGCCGAGCAGTCTCGGGACGGCAAAATCGCGCGGCCGCGCGCGTGCCTCGTGCGGGAATGGACTGCCGTGAAAGGAAAGACTTCTGGTAGCGGAGGAGGGACTTGAACCCCCGACACGCGGATTATGATTCCGCTGCTCTAACCAACTGAGCTACTCCGCCAAGAAGTGAGCGCTGAATATGGGTATGGGCCGAGAGGGTCAAGCGGAAAAATCGCCTGCCGTTGCGGAAATTCCGCGCCTTTCCGCAGGACCTCATTTCACGATGTCTTCGTCCCGAACGAAGAGGTTCGCCCAAGCCCTGTCGACCAGCTCTGGGGTCATCTTGTGGGGCCAGCCTTCGAAGTCGCAGATCGCTTTCATCTGATCGATGAGGAAGACCGGCTGGTAGTTCGCATAGAGGTTGTCGATGCTCGGATACTTGCTCTTCAGCAGGTAGACGAGCGAGGCCTCATCCAGGACCATCTGCTTCTTGCGCGCGACCATCGCGAAGATCTTCAGGAAGTCTTGCTGGTTCGGCCCGTCAATCTTGATCTTGAAGAAGATCCGGCGCAGCGCCGCTTTGTCGAAGATCTCGTTGGGGTGGAAGTTGGTCGAAAAGATCACCAGCGTGTCGAAGGGCACCTCGAATTTTTCGCCCGACTGCAGCGCGAGGATGTCCTTGCTTTCCTCCAGCGGTACGATCCAGCGGTTGACCAGCTTCTGCGGGGGCTCGGCCTGGCGGCCCAGGTCGTCGACGATGAAGAGCCCGCCGGTGGACTTGAGCTGCAGCGGTGCCTGGTAGGTGCGCGCGGTGGGGTTGTATACGAGATCGAGCATGTTCAGCGAAAGCTCGCCGCCGGTGATCACCGTGGGCCGGTCGCAGAGCACGTAGCGCGAGTCGAAGCGTGTGGTGCGACGTAGGCGGTTGGGGTCCTCGAGCTCGGTCTCGGCGGCCTTGTGCACGATTGGGTCGTAGACGGTGATGACCTGGCCGGAATATTCGATGGCGCGGGGCACGTAGATCCTGTCGCCGAGGGCCTCGCGGATGCCGTTGGAGATCGACGATTTGCCGTTACCCGGCGGTCCGTACATCAGGATAGATCGGCCGGCGCTCACTGCCGGGCCGAGGTGAGCGAGGAGCTCGCTTGGCAGCACGAGGTGCCCCATGGCGCCGGTGAGCGCCTCGCGGGTGACCTGTATGTTGCGGATCGACTGGCGTTGCACCTGCTCGCGATAGGCCGAGAGCGGCACCGGCATGGGGCCAAAGTACTCCGACTGCGACAGCGCGTCGAGCGCGCGCGCCTTGCCGCTGTCGGTGAGCTGGTAGTGCATCTCGCTGCTCAATGCGTCGCCACGGGTGCCCATGGCCTCGATCAACCCCTGCCCGCGGGCGAGGTCGACCAGCTCCTGGGTGATGACGATCGGCAGGCAGACCGCGCGGGCCAGCTCGGTGATCACGTTGGTGTTCTTGCGGAACAGGGTCTTGAGGATGATGTCGCGCATCATCGTGCGGGGCAGCACCATGTCTTCCAGCCGCTTGGGGGCGGGCGGCGCGATCACGCCGGAGCTTTGCATGTTCATCGGTCGAGCGCCCTGTCTTAACCCTATGTATGTCCTGTCGGCGGCCACAACCCAGAGCGGCCCGTCTGGCGCCAGTCCCTCCGCATGGTCCGCGTTGTTGCCGTTCAGGAAACTCCAGCATTGTGGCAAGAGCTTGTCTAGGCGCGGGAATTGCCGGGGCGGCTTGCGCGAATGGGTGGGTCGGGCGAGACTGGCGCGACTTGCGACGGGAGACCAGGATGGCGGATCATATGACGGTCGGGGTGATCGGCGGCACGGGCATGCTCGGGCGGAGCATGGTGGCGGGCCTGCTTGGGAGCGGCGTGGTGGCGCCCCAGTCGCTGTGGGTGGCCAACCGCTCCGGCAACCGTGGTGACCTTCCCGAGGGGGTTCAGGTCACCGCCGATGCGCAGGTGCTGATCCGGGCCTGCGAGGTGGTGATCCTCTCGGTGCCGCCGGCGCACTTCGAGGCGCTGGAGGTGGCGGCCTCGGGCAAGCTGGTGATCTCGGTCATGGCCGGGGTCTCGCGGGCGCGGATCGCCGCGCAGACTGGCGCCGAGCGCGTGGTGCGCGCCATGTCGAGCCCGGCGGCGGCGCAGCGGCTGGCTTTCTCGCCCTGGTGCGGGGATCTCGGGGACGAGGATGCCGCGCGGGTGGCGGCGCTTCTGGGGGCATGCGGCACCACGGTCCAGTTCGCGGACGAGGCGCAGATCGAGG
The sequence above is a segment of the Alloyangia pacifica genome. Coding sequences within it:
- a CDS encoding ATPase, whose translation is MNMQSSGVIAPPAPKRLEDMVLPRTMMRDIILKTLFRKNTNVITELARAVCLPIVITQELVDLARGQGLIEAMGTRGDALSSEMHYQLTDSGKARALDALSQSEYFGPMPVPLSAYREQVQRQSIRNIQVTREALTGAMGHLVLPSELLAHLGPAVSAGRSILMYGPPGNGKSSISNGIREALGDRIYVPRAIEYSGQVITVYDPIVHKAAETELEDPNRLRRTTRFDSRYVLCDRPTVITGGELSLNMLDLVYNPTARTYQAPLQLKSTGGLFIVDDLGRQAEPPQKLVNRWIVPLEESKDILALQSGEKFEVPFDTLVIFSTNFHPNEIFDKAALRRIFFKIKIDGPNQQDFLKIFAMVARKKQMVLDEASLVYLLKSKYPSIDNLYANYQPVFLIDQMKAICDFEGWPHKMTPELVDRAWANLFVRDEDIVK
- a CDS encoding pyrroline-5-carboxylate reductase family protein → MADHMTVGVIGGTGMLGRSMVAGLLGSGVVAPQSLWVANRSGNRGDLPEGVQVTADAQVLIRACEVVILSVPPAHFEALEVAASGKLVISVMAGVSRARIAAQTGAERVVRAMSSPAAAQRLAFSPWCGDLGDEDAARVAALLGACGTTVQFADEAQIEVFTALTGPVPGFVAQFAAAMADYAARRGVAPEVADMAVRQLFLASGQMLAETAPTPEEHVEEMIDYAGTTAAGLLAMRSAGLQAAVDAGLDAAVARTREIAEQGPQPGVAP